The DNA window CGCCTCAAGCGAATCAGTGACCGCCCGGGTCTTGGTCGCGTCCTTGGTTTTGAACAGGTCCTGCACCACGCTGCGCGATGCGCCGGCGTTGAGCGAATCGCCGAGCTGGTTCACGCCCCACCGCCCCATCAGCAGCAGCAGCGTCAGCACGACCGCGATCGGCCAGGAGAGGAATGTCGAGCAGAACACCGAGATCGTCACGACGAGGATCGACAACATCCAGAGCAGCAGAAGGCCCTTGAAGAGGTTGATTCCGAACCAGTGATCTGCCTCGACCAGCGCGATCGACGGGACCGATGCCGTCAGGCCGTGGAGGCCCAGGGACTGGCCGGGCGTGCGGCCGCGGACCAGGACGTCGAAATCGCCGCCGTCCACGGCGGCAAAGGGTACCCGGATGTCGATCAGGCGATTGGTGTCAGGTTCGATCATCGCCGGAGGGCTCGTAAAGCCGCTATTGACGTTGCGGACCGTCACCGACGCGACCGACGCCTTGTAGCGGTCGGCGTCGAGGTCGCCGGAACGGTCGATGCTGATCTTGGTCTGCAACGTCACCTGGTCGTCGTCGGCCTTGACGGCCGAACCACGGAAACTGTAGACGGCGACCGGGCCGTCCCCGTCTTCCGGCGGACGCCCCGAGACCTGCATCCCGACCCGGCCGAACCGCGAATAAAAGCGCGGCCCGGGAGGCTCCGGGCGCGCCAGGTCGGCGATGCCCGGTTTCACCGGCTGCACGGTTTCGGTCTCGCTGGAGCGGATCGCCACCACTTCGGTCGGTGGCCGCCGGTTGTCCTTGTCCACGTCGTAGACGGACAGCGAAACCGGTTGCTTACCGACGCCATACTCATACGTCGGGGTCAGGCCGGTAATCTCCAGGTTGAACTTGCCGGCATTCAGCAGTTCTTCCAAAGCGAGGTTGGTGGTGATCGGCGCCACGAACTGCCGAAGGCCCCCGGGCACCCATCCGCGATCCCGGATCGCCGAGACCGGCTTGTCGCCGGCGAAATCCGACTGGGCGAGGATGCGGCCGTCCTTCTGGGCCCGGGCGATGATCGACAGCCGGGGCGTCGGCAGCGACGGCCGGCTCGTCGGTAGCGCCGGTCCGAACGCCGGCTCATCGTCGGTGGGGTTCTGGCCGGAGGCGAGCTCCTCCTTCTCCGACGCCGACAACGTTTTTCGCTGATCGACCTTGAGGGTGATGGAAAACACCGGCCCGGCACCGGCGTTCACCGCCTGCACGACCGCGGCCTTGTCCTGCTCCGAAATCACAAACGGCACGACGAAGAACGTCTGGCTCCCGCCGGCGGCCCAGCGGGTGCCGTCGGGCGAGGGTTCCTTCGCGAACACCTGCATCTCCGCCGGCCAGATCACCGACTTGGTGCGGAGCAAACCCTGGTCGGCGTAACGCTGCAGATTGGCCCGCTTGGCACCTTCGGGAATCTGGCCGCTGGCCAGCGCCGCCTTGATCTGCGATTCGAACGACGTGGCACGGAACTCGAGGAACGCGAGCGTGAACAGCCCCATGATCAGCAGGATTATCCCGCTGACCATCGCAAAGCCCATGACCTTGCCCAGCACGATCTCCAGCCGGGTCGTGGGCTTGGTGACGATGGTGAAAATGACCCGGCTTTCGATTTCCTTCGGAAGATTGGCGCACGCCAGCAGAATCGCCGTCAGCACCGTGACCAGCCCGGTCGCGAACAGGCAATACTTGATCGTCTGGCGCACCGCATCCTGCGCGTCGAGAGGGCGCGTTAACTGTGAAACGGAGATGATGCCAATGATCGCCAGCGGCGTGATCCACAGGACGCGGCGGCGGATGGCTTCGGTGAAGCAGATGCCGGCGATCGCCCGGACCCGGGCGAAGCGGAACCGCGAGACGTCGCCCACGCTGAGCAGCAGCACCAGAACGGTGATTGCCGACGCCACGATGGGGACGGCGTAGGTCGTCCAGTCGAACGGGGCTGATTGGGCCAACAGTTTCATTGGATGTCTCAACTACAAGCAGTCTTAGCGGCCTGGAAACGGTCGACGCTGGAGGAATTGATCACCCAAGCAAGCGAACGCCAAATCGCCGCGATATCGCCAGCTCCGCCCGACCTCAGCCAAGGCTATCCTGCCTTGCCATTCGCCTTGCCCCCCGTCTGCACGTCAGAACTGACCGACGAGAGTCCTCCACGCGTGTTCTCGTTCACGATGCGGATGAACAGGTCTTCCAGTGTCGTCGTCGGATGGGTGACCCGCGCGTCGGCGACCCCCATCTGCGCCATGAACTTTCGAACTTCCTCCACCTGCTGATCGGTCAGCCCCTTGGTCTCGATCTGCGTGACGTCCCTAACCTGCAGCAGGCTCTTGACCTCCCCCTGTTCCTGCATCTTGCCGCGGAACAGGATCGTGATGCGATCGCAGACGTCCTGCACGTCGGCCAACAGATGGCTGCACAGCAGGACCGTCTTCCCCTGCGCCTTAAGCGACAGGATCAGGTCCTTCATCTCGCGGGTGCCGATGGGGTCCAGGCCGGTGGTGGGCTCGTCGAGCAGGATCAGTTCCGGTTCATTGATCAGCGCCTGCGCCAGGCCGATACGGCGGGCCATGCCCTTAGAGTATTCGCGGAGCTTTCGCTTGCGGGCCTTAGAGTCGAGACCCACGGTATCCAGCAGGATCGGCACGCGCTTGTCGAGCACGTCTTTGGGGATTTTGAACAGCTTGCCGTAGAACCGCAGCGTCTCTTCGCCGGACAGGAACTTGTACAGGTACGACTCTTCGGGGAGGAAGCCGATCTTCTCGTTGATGTCGGTGGAACCGGCTTCCTTGCCCAGCACCCACGCCTTGCCCTGCGAAGCGAA is part of the Humisphaera borealis genome and encodes:
- a CDS encoding ABC transporter ATP-binding protein, which gives rise to MANPAEQAAIHTEGLTKVYKDFWGRPKVTALSDLNLTIHRGEVFGLLGPNGSGKSTTIKLLLGLIFASQGKAWVLGKEAGSTDINEKIGFLPEESYLYKFLSGEETLRFYGKLFKIPKDVLDKRVPILLDTVGLDSKARKRKLREYSKGMARRIGLAQALINEPELILLDEPTTGLDPIGTREMKDLILSLKAQGKTVLLCSHLLADVQDVCDRITILFRGKMQEQGEVKSLLQVRDVTQIETKGLTDQQVEEVRKFMAQMGVADARVTHPTTTLEDLFIRIVNENTRGGLSSVSSDVQTGGKANGKAG
- a CDS encoding ABC transporter permease, whose amino-acid sequence is MKLLAQSAPFDWTTYAVPIVASAITVLVLLLSVGDVSRFRFARVRAIAGICFTEAIRRRVLWITPLAIIGIISVSQLTRPLDAQDAVRQTIKYCLFATGLVTVLTAILLACANLPKEIESRVIFTIVTKPTTRLEIVLGKVMGFAMVSGIILLIMGLFTLAFLEFRATSFESQIKAALASGQIPEGAKRANLQRYADQGLLRTKSVIWPAEMQVFAKEPSPDGTRWAAGGSQTFFVVPFVISEQDKAAVVQAVNAGAGPVFSITLKVDQRKTLSASEKEELASGQNPTDDEPAFGPALPTSRPSLPTPRLSIIARAQKDGRILAQSDFAGDKPVSAIRDRGWVPGGLRQFVAPITTNLALEELLNAGKFNLEITGLTPTYEYGVGKQPVSLSVYDVDKDNRRPPTEVVAIRSSETETVQPVKPGIADLARPEPPGPRFYSRFGRVGMQVSGRPPEDGDGPVAVYSFRGSAVKADDDQVTLQTKISIDRSGDLDADRYKASVASVTVRNVNSGFTSPPAMIEPDTNRLIDIRVPFAAVDGGDFDVLVRGRTPGQSLGLHGLTASVPSIALVEADHWFGINLFKGLLLLWMLSILVVTISVFCSTFLSWPIAVVLTLLLLMGRWGVNQLGDSLNAGASRSVVQDLFKTKDATKTRAVTDSLEALSSVLRNVAPLLPDVNQFPLMEDLDRGVSIPIHKMTRALLELLVYGVPLLMLTYVVLKRKEVAP